A section of the Engystomops pustulosus chromosome 3, aEngPut4.maternal, whole genome shotgun sequence genome encodes:
- the SFT2D1 gene encoding vesicle transport protein SFT2A, with the protein MDKLRRVLNGHEDEERGLTAQVLDTSSLSFGTRVKWFAICFVSGIVCSILGSALLWIPGAGIKLFAVFYTIGNIAALASTCFLMGPLKQLKKMFEPTRLIATIVMLLCLVCTLCSVFWWQKKGLALLFCILQFLAMTWYSISFIPFARDAVIKCFSSCLN; encoded by the exons ATGGACAAGCTGCGCAGAGTCCTGAACGGCCATGAGGACGAGGAGCGGGGGCTGACAGCTCAG gtTTTGGATACATCGTCATTAAGTTTTGGAACACGGGTGAAATGGTTTGCAATATGCTTTGTTTCAGGAATTGTCTGTTCGATCCTG GGAAGTGCATTACTTTGGATTCCCGGTGCTGGAATAAAACTGTTTGCAGTATTTTATACAATCGGTAACATTGCGGCATTAGCCAG CACATGTTTTCTTATGGGTCCGCTTAAGCAACTTAAGAAGATGTTTGAGCCAACTAGATTGATTGCTACAATAGTTATGCTG ctTTGCTTGGTCTGTACATTATGCTCTGTATTTTGG tGGCAAAAGAAAGGTTTGGCACTTCTCTTTTGTATCCTGCAGTTCCTAGCGATGACCTG gtACAGCATATCTTTTATTCCTTTTGCAAG GGATGCCGTGATAAAATGCTTCAGTTCCTGTCTGAATTAG